A genomic stretch from Aerococcaceae bacterium zg-1292 includes:
- a CDS encoding UDP-N-acetylglucosamine 1-carboxyvinyltransferase encodes MKKLVIRGGKPLKGEITINGAKNSVVALIPAAIMANSEVVLEGVPDIQDVHSLIDILGDFNVKTHFENNVLRIDPSEIISIPMPTGKIQSLRASYYFMGATLTRFGEGVIGLPGGCFLGPRPIDQHIKAFRSLGAQVNDEYGVVTLTTPNGLEGTRIYMDVVSVGATINAILASVRAKGRTIIENAAREPEIIDVVTLLNKMGAKIRGAGTSEIRIDGVEELNGVTHTIIPDRIEAGTYITAAVAMGDGVRINNVIYEHLESFISKLIEMGVKMEIMEDSIYVHPVEKLKMVSIKTLPYPGFATDLQQPMTPLMVIAQGHGTIIDTIYPQRVKHIPELNRMGANIRVDGDMIRMEGPSQLTGTHVKASDLRAGACLVIAGLIAEGETVITGVDNILRGYTNIVGKLQEVGADIEMIED; translated from the coding sequence ATGAAAAAATTAGTGATTCGTGGAGGTAAACCGTTAAAGGGAGAAATCACAATCAATGGTGCGAAAAATAGTGTGGTGGCATTAATTCCAGCGGCCATCATGGCGAATTCAGAAGTTGTATTAGAAGGTGTGCCGGATATTCAAGATGTTCACTCATTAATTGATATTTTAGGCGACTTCAATGTTAAAACACATTTTGAAAACAATGTATTGAGAATTGATCCGAGTGAAATCATTTCTATTCCAATGCCAACAGGTAAGATTCAAAGTTTACGTGCATCTTATTATTTTATGGGCGCGACATTAACACGTTTTGGTGAAGGTGTTATTGGCTTACCGGGTGGTTGTTTCTTAGGGCCGCGTCCGATTGACCAACATATTAAAGCTTTCCGTTCATTAGGTGCTCAAGTCAACGATGAGTACGGTGTAGTCACGCTAACAACGCCGAATGGTTTAGAAGGTACACGTATTTATATGGATGTGGTATCCGTTGGTGCAACCATCAATGCGATTTTAGCGTCTGTGCGTGCGAAAGGCCGTACGATTATTGAAAATGCAGCGCGCGAGCCAGAAATTATTGATGTGGTTACTTTATTAAATAAAATGGGTGCGAAAATTCGTGGTGCCGGTACCAGTGAAATTCGTATCGATGGCGTGGAAGAATTAAATGGTGTGACACATACGATTATTCCTGACCGCATTGAAGCAGGAACCTATATTACTGCTGCTGTTGCAATGGGGGATGGTGTCCGTATCAATAATGTTATCTACGAACATTTAGAAAGTTTTATCTCAAAACTTATTGAAATGGGTGTTAAGATGGAAATTATGGAGGACAGTATTTATGTTCATCCAGTAGAAAAATTAAAAATGGTCAGTATTAAAACATTGCCATATCCTGGTTTTGCGACAGATTTACAACAGCCGATGACACCGTTGATGGTGATTGCTCAAGGTCATGGAACGATTATTGATACGATTTATCCACAACGCGTTAAGCATATCCCGGAATTGAATCGTATGGGGGCTAATATTCGTGTGGATGGCGATATGATTCGTATGGAAGGACCAAGTCAATTGACAGGAACGCACGTTAAAGCCAGTGATTTACGTGCCGGAGCTTGTTTAGTGATTGCAGGATTGATTGCTGAAGGTGAAACGGTGATTACTGGTGTGGACAATATTTTACGTGGATATACCAATATTGTTGGGAAACTGCAAGAAGTTGGCGCAGATATTGAAATGATTGAAGATTAA
- the rho gene encoding transcription termination factor Rho, whose translation MSDAFSLETLMNSEVKQLYAYARELEIPNFSQLSKKELALAVMRTQEEKQGFYYVEGVLDIISNEGFGFLRPINFSPSHEDIYISSSQIRRFELRNGDKVAGPARPPKASERYSGLMQVSSVNGKDPEEAKNRDHFPSLTAIYPDRQIKLEYDAKKTANRMIDLIAPIGFGQRGIIVSPPKAGKTTVLKELANGIKTNYPDTELLVLLIDERPEEVTDIERSVDGEVVYSTFDQRPENHVRITELVLERAMRLVEDGRDVIILMDSMTRLARAYNLVVKPSGRTLSGGVDPAAFYLPKRFFGAARNVENGGSLTILATALVDTGSRMDDVIYEEFKGTGNMELHLSRQWAERRLFPAVDILRSGTRKEELLMPKEKLEQIWRLRNLMGEDVFNYTQQVIELLHRTETNEAAFTQLEAFLEAVSPTKKVTTKRTTRKSV comes from the coding sequence ATGTCAGATGCATTCTCATTAGAAACCTTAATGAACAGTGAGGTTAAACAATTATATGCCTACGCTAGAGAATTAGAAATTCCTAACTTTAGTCAATTAAGTAAAAAAGAATTAGCATTAGCCGTGATGCGTACGCAGGAAGAAAAACAAGGCTTTTACTATGTAGAAGGAGTATTGGACATTATTTCTAATGAAGGTTTTGGCTTTTTAAGACCGATTAACTTCTCACCGAGTCATGAAGATATCTATATTTCCAGCTCACAAATTCGCCGATTCGAGTTAAGAAATGGCGATAAAGTAGCTGGTCCTGCGCGACCGCCCAAGGCGAGTGAGCGTTATTCAGGCTTAATGCAAGTCAGTTCAGTCAATGGTAAAGACCCTGAAGAAGCAAAAAATCGTGACCATTTTCCGAGTTTGACGGCGATTTATCCAGACCGTCAAATCAAGTTGGAGTATGATGCGAAAAAAACAGCCAACCGGATGATAGATTTAATTGCTCCGATTGGTTTTGGTCAGCGAGGGATTATCGTGTCGCCGCCTAAAGCCGGTAAGACAACGGTTTTAAAAGAATTAGCCAATGGAATAAAGACAAATTATCCCGATACCGAGTTGTTGGTGCTGTTAATTGATGAGCGGCCAGAAGAAGTGACCGATATCGAGCGCAGTGTAGACGGCGAAGTGGTGTATTCAACCTTTGACCAGCGTCCTGAAAACCATGTTCGTATTACAGAACTTGTATTAGAACGCGCGATGCGTCTGGTGGAAGATGGTCGGGATGTAATTATTTTAATGGATAGTATGACCCGTTTGGCGCGTGCCTATAACTTGGTCGTGAAGCCGAGTGGTCGTACATTAAGTGGTGGTGTTGACCCTGCAGCCTTTTACTTACCAAAACGTTTCTTTGGTGCGGCGCGTAATGTTGAAAATGGCGGCTCGTTGACGATTTTAGCCACCGCCTTAGTTGATACCGGAAGCCGTATGGATGATGTTATCTATGAAGAGTTTAAAGGAACGGGTAATATGGAGTTACATTTATCACGTCAATGGGCAGAACGACGATTATTCCCAGCGGTAGATATTTTACGTTCCGGTACGCGTAAAGAAGAATTATTAATGCCGAAAGAAAAACTCGAACAAATTTGGCGCTTACGTAATTTAATGGGTGAGGATGTCTTTAATTATACGCAACAAGTTATCGAATTATTGCATCGTACCGAAACAAATGAAGCGGCCTTTACTCAATTAGAAGCCTTTTTAGAAGCGGTCTCTCCGACCAAGAAAGTAACAACTAAGCGCACGACGAGAAAGAGTGTGTAA
- a CDS encoding aminoacyl-tRNA deacylase translates to MAKQTKTNVMRWLETAGIVYQEHQQLNGKSPNGSPIYKTLVTVGKSKAHYVFVIPIDRSLDLKKAAKAVGEKSIEMIKEKELLPLTGYVHGGCSPIGMKKQFQTVFDASAQETQRLIFSAGKVGVSVELDVHTFAEHFPLVFADVATAE, encoded by the coding sequence ATGGCAAAACAGACGAAAACAAATGTGATGCGGTGGCTGGAAACCGCTGGCATCGTCTATCAGGAACATCAACAATTGAATGGCAAATCACCCAATGGCAGCCCGATTTATAAGACGTTGGTGACCGTAGGAAAGTCAAAAGCGCATTATGTCTTTGTGATTCCCATTGACCGCTCGCTAGATTTGAAAAAAGCGGCGAAAGCAGTGGGCGAAAAATCTATTGAGATGATTAAAGAAAAAGAATTACTGCCGTTAACAGGCTACGTACATGGAGGTTGCTCTCCAATCGGCATGAAAAAACAGTTTCAGACGGTCTTTGATGCGTCAGCTCAAGAGACGCAGCGATTGATTTTTAGCGCCGGAAAAGTAGGCGTGTCGGTTGAATTGGATGTTCATACGTTTGCCGAACATTTTCCATTAGTGTTTGCGGATGTCGCAACGGCCGAATAA
- a CDS encoding O-methyltransferase: MLNEMMHRPIVMQELVAYMRKAQLSFDGMLGEIEAYANERGIPVIPHETAKFIDFFCATIEPKQILEIGTAIGFSASLMAQHLQADGHLTTIDRYALMYERAKENFVKMGLSDRVTLIEGDAVDVLPTLEGPYDLIFMDSAKAKYIDFYPECMRLLKMGGVLIIDDIFQGGTILDEESERPKRVRKIHRKLNELLDTVLQDKSHRSCLVPLGDGILMVRKESDVA; this comes from the coding sequence ATGTTGAATGAAATGATGCATCGCCCGATAGTGATGCAAGAATTAGTAGCGTATATGAGAAAGGCGCAGTTATCCTTTGACGGGATGCTTGGTGAGATTGAAGCGTATGCCAATGAGCGAGGTATTCCGGTGATTCCGCACGAAACAGCTAAGTTCATTGACTTTTTCTGTGCGACGATTGAACCGAAACAAATATTAGAAATTGGTACAGCGATTGGTTTTTCAGCCAGCTTAATGGCGCAGCATTTACAAGCGGATGGTCACTTAACGACGATTGACCGCTATGCGTTAATGTATGAGCGAGCAAAAGAAAATTTTGTTAAGATGGGCTTATCTGACCGGGTGACTTTGATTGAAGGAGATGCTGTGGATGTATTGCCGACATTAGAAGGACCGTATGATTTGATTTTTATGGATAGCGCCAAAGCAAAATACATTGATTTTTACCCTGAGTGTATGCGATTATTGAAAATGGGTGGCGTATTGATAATCGATGATATTTTTCAAGGGGGTACGATTTTAGACGAGGAGAGCGAGCGTCCAAAACGGGTGCGTAAAATCCATCGCAAACTTAATGAATTGCTCGATACTGTCCTACAAGATAAATCGCATCGTTCATGCCTGGTACCACTAGGAGATGGTATATTGATGGTGCGCAAAGAAAGTGATGTAGCGTAG
- a CDS encoding ABC transporter ATP-binding protein codes for MRNVKKLWKWLSPYKLRLLWTTLLAVTDSVAMVLAALTVANILNAIVQLDQAAFVRASVLSTAFFGLGIITTYLYNANVAILNESVVADIRRASLKAFEQSEFQTFHKDKSENYAASMVTELDIISTRSLSSFFKIVSNVSNLVASIIGLTYLHISLVIISFVLATLMFTIPGLFQKRMQEMAQKVADSNSTLLVKMSHWLAGFSILNDYDAKQLLREQLTAPIDDVKAVKIADGKLAAIVSAVSMMLSMFAQIGMIVFTGLLALKQLVPAGAILSTGNLAGMIFGPLSALTVYISQFQSGFGTLDKIEAMIAQLKGQPTGQVAQLGDTNAITIQSRDLLVTFDDGRMVQLPNLSLVGKRHYAIVGPSGIGKSVFLGLLSKNIHQYEGHLQLNHQEVKELTERSVKDLIAYVPQSTYIFNLSAKENILLGNTDISPEHYQAVVARAGLDSVFASWPQGDATLIGDAHHSISGGQAQRIGIARALLSAKPIMLLDEVTANLDRTTAHEIEKTIHAFDDRLTISVTHHLDETNQAFYDEVIDFCHEAKV; via the coding sequence ATGAGAAATGTCAAAAAATTATGGAAATGGTTATCTCCGTATAAATTAAGGTTGTTGTGGACGACTTTACTGGCGGTGACAGATTCTGTAGCGATGGTACTAGCAGCTTTAACGGTTGCAAATATCTTAAATGCTATTGTCCAATTAGATCAAGCGGCTTTTGTTCGAGCAAGTGTGCTGTCAACCGCATTCTTTGGATTAGGTATTATTACGACTTATTTATATAATGCGAATGTTGCCATCTTGAATGAATCGGTCGTAGCCGATATTCGCCGAGCAAGTTTGAAGGCTTTTGAGCAGTCTGAGTTTCAAACATTTCATAAGGACAAGTCTGAAAATTACGCAGCAAGTATGGTGACGGAATTAGATATTATCTCTACACGTAGTTTGTCTTCGTTTTTCAAAATTGTATCGAATGTTTCAAATTTAGTAGCGAGTATTATTGGTTTGACTTACCTGCACATATCTTTAGTTATCATCTCATTTGTTTTAGCAACATTAATGTTTACCATTCCTGGTTTATTTCAAAAGCGGATGCAAGAAATGGCGCAAAAAGTGGCAGATAGTAATAGTACTTTACTCGTTAAGATGAGTCATTGGCTCGCAGGTTTCTCGATTTTAAATGATTATGACGCCAAGCAACTGTTAAGAGAGCAATTGACAGCACCGATTGATGATGTCAAAGCAGTGAAGATTGCTGATGGTAAGTTGGCGGCCATTGTGTCAGCTGTCTCAATGATGTTATCGATGTTTGCCCAAATCGGGATGATTGTCTTTACTGGATTATTGGCATTAAAACAATTAGTACCAGCGGGTGCGATTTTGAGTACCGGTAATTTGGCGGGCATGATTTTTGGACCACTCAGTGCCTTAACCGTGTACATCAGCCAGTTCCAATCAGGATTTGGAACATTAGACAAAATCGAAGCGATGATTGCTCAACTAAAAGGACAACCGACAGGACAAGTTGCGCAATTAGGTGACACAAACGCGATAACCATTCAGTCACGAGATTTATTGGTTACGTTTGATGATGGTAGAATGGTTCAATTACCGAATCTTTCACTCGTGGGTAAACGTCATTATGCCATTGTTGGTCCGTCAGGTATCGGTAAGTCAGTATTTTTAGGCTTATTATCTAAAAATATTCACCAGTATGAAGGACATCTTCAGTTGAATCACCAAGAAGTAAAAGAATTGACAGAACGCTCTGTCAAAGACTTAATTGCCTATGTGCCGCAGAGTACCTATATTTTTAATTTGTCAGCCAAAGAAAATATTTTGTTAGGCAATACAGATATTTCTCCGGAACATTATCAAGCAGTCGTTGCACGCGCTGGGTTAGACAGTGTGTTTGCTTCGTGGCCACAAGGCGATGCGACACTTATCGGTGATGCGCATCACAGTATTTCCGGCGGGCAAGCACAACGGATTGGCATTGCTCGTGCATTGTTAAGTGCCAAGCCAATCATGTTGTTAGACGAAGTGACAGCTAATTTGGACCGTACCACAGCACACGAGATTGAAAAAACAATTCATGCTTTTGATGACCGCTTAACGATTAGCGTGACCCATCATTTAGATGAGACGAATCAAGCGTTCTATGATGAAGTGATTGATTTTTGTCACGAAGCCAAGGTGTAA
- a CDS encoding HAD family phosphatase: protein MSELERDSDMIKLLAIDLDGTFLTDTKEVLAENVEAVHRVAQQGVKVVICTGRTLPGARRFIEAIGLEQDDDYIILQNGAATHRLPDYSLVATTYQPAASREALMDFFFDTRSADIQIVAFDRDHLFLIEDEIPSESVIKDSQTLQTAITPISRADFLQLDNILKMMVLGPKEVLDEWANGISDTLREQFSVVRSQPVIIEFLSPNTNKATALKQLSQSLGIDVTDVMAIGDEQNDIEMLKWAHHSVAMGNASDEIKALTRYTTSTNNEAGVAAIINRLIG from the coding sequence GTGAGTGAACTAGAAAGGGATAGTGATATGATTAAATTATTAGCAATTGATTTAGATGGAACATTTTTAACGGATACCAAAGAAGTGCTCGCTGAAAACGTTGAAGCCGTACACCGTGTAGCCCAACAAGGTGTGAAAGTTGTCATCTGTACCGGTCGGACATTACCAGGTGCGCGCCGGTTTATTGAGGCGATTGGCTTAGAACAAGATGACGACTATATCATTTTACAAAATGGTGCAGCGACACATCGTCTGCCTGATTATTCATTGGTAGCAACGACATATCAGCCAGCTGCTAGCCGTGAAGCACTTATGGACTTTTTCTTTGATACACGCAGTGCTGATATTCAGATTGTAGCGTTTGATAGAGACCATTTATTTTTAATCGAAGACGAGATACCGAGTGAGAGTGTGATAAAGGACTCACAAACCTTACAAACAGCGATTACCCCTATCTCTCGAGCAGATTTTTTACAGCTGGATAATATCTTAAAAATGATGGTGCTCGGACCCAAAGAGGTATTGGATGAGTGGGCTAACGGCATCAGCGATACATTGCGTGAGCAATTCAGTGTGGTACGCAGTCAACCAGTCATTATCGAGTTTCTATCACCGAATACGAATAAGGCGACCGCATTAAAACAGTTATCGCAATCACTCGGTATTGATGTTACTGACGTAATGGCAATTGGCGATGAGCAAAATGATATCGAAATGCTAAAGTGGGCACATCATTCAGTTGCCATGGGTAACGCCTCTGATGAGATAAAAGCCTTGACGCGCTACACAACCAGTACGAACAACGAAGCCGGTGTTGCGGCGATTATCAATCGTTTAATTGGCTAA
- a CDS encoding L,D-transpeptidase/peptidoglycan binding protein, which translates to MKKTLLISFVTLLLLGVGYSVGIGYYAEKFQANTKFGAIDISNLTLDEALKKIKADLSTAKIKVTENGKELGTLTLEELKGKVNAKEVLTAAYQSQDPTLWIKGFFASKEYDNLLLNKVKIADEDLTAGLQKLGINNAERKAAKDASIQYSDARGYYVEEAESGNQLDLEKVKAMIVKGIQNGEESIEVNTAYLEPKLKANDEKITSTMEKIEKFASTKITLQISGDEVTVPKEEILKWIHFDGKNNIVADKEAAQAYVKTLNEKYATYNKTRQFSSTLQGTVTVQPGTLGWSIDSESEAAQLAKDLEAGKDVKREPAIVGTGYGKEGDDIGGTYVEVDMQNQMMYVYKDYEQVLSTAIVTGMAGSSETIPGAYAIWNKERNATLVGTRVQTGTDYRQPVAYWMPFDTTGQGIHDASWQSNFGGDAYLYAGSQGCINTPPEVMAVLFSIVEVGTPVIIF; encoded by the coding sequence GTGAAAAAGACACTATTAATTAGTTTTGTCACTTTATTATTATTGGGAGTTGGGTATAGTGTCGGTATCGGTTATTACGCCGAAAAGTTTCAAGCTAATACAAAATTTGGAGCCATTGATATTAGTAATTTAACACTGGATGAAGCGCTGAAAAAGATTAAGGCAGATTTGAGTACAGCGAAAATCAAAGTGACTGAAAATGGTAAAGAATTAGGTACGTTGACATTAGAAGAATTAAAAGGCAAAGTAAACGCTAAAGAAGTGTTAACGGCTGCCTATCAATCACAAGATCCAACACTATGGATTAAAGGATTTTTTGCATCAAAAGAATATGATAATTTGTTGTTAAATAAAGTAAAAATTGCCGATGAAGATTTAACAGCCGGCTTACAAAAATTAGGTATCAATAATGCGGAACGAAAAGCAGCCAAAGATGCATCAATTCAGTACTCAGATGCACGTGGCTATTATGTCGAAGAAGCGGAGTCAGGTAATCAATTGGATTTAGAGAAAGTAAAAGCAATGATTGTTAAAGGAATTCAAAATGGTGAGGAGTCCATTGAAGTCAATACTGCTTATTTAGAACCAAAGCTTAAAGCAAATGATGAAAAAATTACTTCAACCATGGAAAAAATTGAAAAATTTGCGAGCACGAAGATTACTTTACAAATTTCAGGTGATGAAGTCACCGTGCCTAAAGAAGAGATTTTAAAATGGATTCATTTTGATGGCAAGAACAATATCGTTGCCGATAAAGAAGCGGCGCAAGCGTATGTTAAAACATTGAATGAAAAGTATGCAACTTACAATAAGACGCGTCAATTCTCTAGTACATTACAAGGAACGGTCACCGTGCAACCCGGTACATTAGGCTGGTCCATTGATAGTGAATCAGAAGCCGCTCAATTAGCAAAAGACTTAGAAGCAGGTAAAGATGTCAAACGTGAACCTGCCATTGTCGGTACCGGCTATGGTAAAGAAGGCGACGACATCGGTGGGACTTATGTAGAAGTAGATATGCAAAACCAAATGATGTATGTTTACAAAGACTACGAACAAGTTTTGTCCACAGCGATTGTAACCGGGATGGCAGGCTCTTCTGAAACCATTCCAGGTGCTTATGCGATTTGGAATAAGGAGCGTAATGCGACATTAGTTGGTACACGTGTTCAAACAGGTACAGACTATCGCCAGCCGGTTGCTTATTGGATGCCATTTGATACAACGGGTCAAGGGATTCATGATGCGAGTTGGCAATCCAATTTTGGAGGCGACGCCTACTTATATGCTGGCTCTCAAGGATGTATCAATACACCGCCAGAAGTGATGGCTGTGTTATTCTCAATTGTAGAAGTCGGAACACCGGTGATTATTTTCTAA
- a CDS encoding response regulator transcription factor, whose translation MKKILVVDDEKAISDIIAFNLQNEGYDVETAYDGQAGLDKFSEVNPDLVLLDLMLPKIDGLEVCREIRKTSSVPIIMLTAKDSEIDKVLGLELGADDYVTKPFSNRELIARVKANLRRNGNRDTQDEQNNSNEIVIGELTIHQDAYIISKRGVEIELTHREFELLHYLAKHTGQVMTREHLLETVWGYDYFGDVRTVDVTVRRLREKIEDAPSHPTYIVTRRGVGYFLKTPEQDA comes from the coding sequence ATGAAAAAGATTCTCGTAGTTGATGATGAAAAAGCGATTTCGGATATTATTGCCTTTAATTTACAAAATGAAGGCTATGATGTAGAAACAGCCTACGATGGGCAAGCGGGCCTCGATAAATTTAGTGAAGTCAACCCTGATTTGGTATTACTTGATTTAATGTTACCTAAAATTGATGGTTTAGAAGTTTGCCGTGAAATACGAAAAACTAGTTCAGTGCCGATTATTATGTTAACGGCTAAAGACTCTGAAATTGATAAAGTATTAGGTCTTGAGTTAGGTGCCGATGATTATGTGACTAAACCATTCTCAAACCGTGAATTGATTGCGCGTGTGAAAGCGAACTTGCGTCGTAATGGTAATCGTGATACGCAAGATGAACAAAATAACTCGAATGAAATTGTTATCGGTGAATTAACGATTCATCAAGATGCCTATATTATCTCAAAACGCGGCGTTGAAATTGAATTAACGCACCGTGAATTTGAATTATTGCATTATTTAGCAAAACATACCGGTCAAGTGATGACACGTGAGCATCTACTTGAGACCGTTTGGGGCTACGATTATTTTGGTGATGTTCGTACGGTTGACGTGACTGTTCGTCGTCTACGTGAAAAAATTGAAGACGCACCGAGTCATCCGACCTATATTGTTACACGTCGTGGTGTCGGCTACTTCTTAAAGACACCGGAACAGGATGCTTAA